One Prosthecobacter sp. SYSU 5D2 DNA window includes the following coding sequences:
- a CDS encoding alpha/beta hydrolase: MLQPLFAFILLLGLGQLAAAEKAGELPPGVKVLRDVEYSRPAGHPLLLDLYLPEKRTSKPLPVILWVHGGGWKNGSKDRCPATWLVPEGYAVASINYRLIPDHQWPAQMHDCRAAVRWLRAYAGTYGLHAGRIGAWGSSAGGHLVALMGTVDTSADERVQAVIDWFGPSDLLTMPPNVLSDNRTREDLAQANGALLLGGIVMDQPEKARAASALHHVSSNDAPFLIMHGTADEQVPVDQSQRLHDRLLAARVPSTLHLIPGAGHGGKEFSSPQVRQLILTFLDRHLKSPPVQSGRPKKGEPFNPKKPVSPRLQPVEN, translated from the coding sequence ATGCTCCAGCCCCTCTTCGCCTTCATCCTCCTGCTTGGTCTCGGCCAGCTTGCCGCTGCGGAGAAAGCCGGTGAGCTTCCCCCCGGCGTCAAAGTCCTGCGGGATGTGGAATACTCCCGTCCTGCCGGTCACCCCTTGCTGCTGGATCTTTACCTGCCTGAAAAACGCACCAGCAAGCCCCTCCCCGTCATCCTTTGGGTGCATGGCGGCGGGTGGAAAAACGGCAGCAAAGACCGCTGCCCAGCCACCTGGCTCGTCCCGGAAGGATACGCTGTGGCCAGCATCAACTACCGCCTCATCCCCGACCACCAGTGGCCTGCGCAGATGCATGACTGTCGCGCCGCCGTGCGCTGGCTGCGTGCCTATGCCGGAACTTACGGCCTCCACGCCGGCCGCATCGGCGCCTGGGGCAGCTCAGCAGGCGGCCATCTCGTCGCCCTCATGGGCACGGTGGACACCTCCGCCGATGAGCGGGTCCAGGCCGTCATTGACTGGTTCGGTCCCAGCGATCTCCTCACCATGCCGCCTAACGTATTGTCTGACAATCGCACGCGCGAGGACCTCGCCCAGGCCAATGGTGCCCTGCTGCTCGGCGGCATCGTCATGGATCAGCCGGAAAAAGCCCGCGCCGCCAGCGCCCTTCATCACGTCAGCTCCAATGACGCCCCCTTCCTCATCATGCACGGCACTGCCGATGAGCAGGTGCCCGTGGACCAGAGCCAGCGCCTGCATGACCGGCTGCTCGCCGCCCGCGTCCCCTCCACCCTTCACCTCATCCCCGGGGCCGGTCACGGCGGAAAGGAGTTCAGCAGCCCCCAGGTCCGCCAGCTCATTCTCACCTTCCTGGACCGCCACCTTAAATCCCCTCCCGTCCAGTCAGGCCGGCCCAAAAAAGGCGAGCCCTTCAATCCTAAAAAGCCCGTCTCCCCCCGGCTCCAGCCTGTTGAAAACTGA
- a CDS encoding alkaline phosphatase D family protein has translation MKTIVALLSLAGLSLVQADVFTAQGTMSGEVTDSAVLLQTRLTAIPGPELDEKGDIPGTAGVACFEYGLQPDFSDATRTAWTQAQPESDFIVRARLTDLKPGQLYHFRAITGTDEANAKPGPACQFSTLPGKEADRAVAFIIGSCMNYHKFMDGKKGKAGDVISATKEDKQLGYPAFASMASLKPDFFIGTGDIVYYDNIMNGPAETLPELRECWHEQFRFPRMVDFFSRTPAYWSKDDHDFRFNDSDSSTQKKPLPQTGIELFREQMPIHPAGDRTSPTYRTHRVSKHLQIWLTEGRDHRSPNQMEDGPDKTLWGKEQRDWLQRTLKESDATWKLLISPTPMVGPDDAYKKDNHVNLGGFRHEADEFFAWIGSEKITGFMTFCGDRHWQYHSIHPSGIEEFACGALNDENSRPGVKPGSKKGTDPDALVKQPYTYPKPTGGFIRVQSGSDAGLVIEHFDDEGKLMNTVTKTTP, from the coding sequence ATGAAAACCATTGTCGCACTTTTGAGCCTGGCCGGCCTTTCCCTGGTTCAGGCGGATGTCTTCACGGCCCAGGGCACCATGTCGGGAGAGGTCACGGATTCCGCCGTTCTTCTCCAGACCCGCCTCACCGCCATTCCCGGCCCGGAGCTGGATGAAAAAGGCGACATCCCAGGCACCGCAGGCGTCGCCTGTTTTGAATACGGCCTTCAGCCAGATTTCAGCGATGCTACACGCACTGCCTGGACCCAGGCACAACCAGAGAGCGACTTCATCGTCCGCGCACGGCTCACGGATTTAAAACCGGGCCAGCTTTATCATTTTCGCGCCATCACCGGCACCGATGAAGCCAATGCCAAACCCGGCCCCGCCTGCCAGTTCTCCACCCTGCCAGGAAAAGAAGCAGACCGCGCGGTAGCCTTCATCATCGGCAGTTGCATGAACTATCACAAATTCATGGACGGAAAAAAAGGCAAAGCAGGTGATGTCATCTCAGCCACAAAGGAGGATAAACAGCTCGGTTATCCCGCCTTTGCCTCCATGGCCAGCCTCAAGCCGGACTTCTTCATCGGCACTGGTGACATCGTCTATTATGACAACATCATGAACGGCCCGGCGGAGACGCTGCCGGAGCTGCGGGAGTGCTGGCATGAGCAGTTCCGCTTTCCGCGCATGGTGGACTTCTTCTCCCGCACCCCGGCCTACTGGTCCAAGGACGACCATGATTTTCGCTTCAATGACAGCGACAGCAGCACGCAGAAAAAACCGCTGCCGCAGACCGGCATCGAGCTGTTCCGCGAGCAGATGCCCATCCACCCCGCCGGTGACCGCACCTCCCCCACCTACCGCACGCACCGCGTCAGCAAGCACCTGCAAATCTGGCTCACCGAAGGCCGCGATCATCGCTCGCCTAACCAAATGGAAGATGGCCCGGACAAGACCCTTTGGGGCAAAGAGCAGCGCGACTGGCTTCAGCGTACATTGAAGGAAAGCGATGCCACCTGGAAGCTCCTCATCAGCCCTACACCCATGGTCGGCCCTGACGATGCCTATAAAAAGGACAACCACGTCAACCTCGGCGGCTTTCGTCATGAGGCAGACGAGTTTTTTGCCTGGATCGGCAGTGAGAAGATCACCGGTTTCATGACCTTCTGCGGTGACCGCCACTGGCAGTATCACAGCATCCATCCCAGTGGCATCGAGGAGTTTGCCTGCGGTGCCCTCAACGATGAAAATTCCCGCCCAGGCGTTAAACCCGGCTCCAAAAAAGGCACCGATCCCGATGCCCTGGTCAAGCAGCCCTATACCTATCCCAAGCCCACTGGTGGCTTCATCCGCGTGCAGTCCGGGTCAGATGCCGGCCTGGTCATTGAGCACTTCGATGATGAAGGCAAGCTCATGAACACCGTCACAAAGACCACCCCGTAA
- a CDS encoding sulfatase-like hydrolase/transferase — protein MLKAFLISALSFLLAATSASARPNVVMLLADDLGHQDIGCYGGPVKTPALDALAAGGTRFTDFYSGCAVCSPSRAVLLTGRHHIRAGVYSWINDASQKSHLLEREITLAEVLKQAGYATAHVGKWHLGLPTDQRKKPTPADHGFDHWLGTANNAAPSHHNPDNFIRNGEPVGLVEGYSCQIVVDEALTWLEKHRAKDRPFFLNVWFHEPHAPIAAPDEIVETYGALKDKAAVYSGTIDNTDRAIARLLARLKEIAPPEDTLIIYASDNGSYRADRVGGLRGSKGMNWEGGIRVPGIFSWPGVIPAGAVEKTPAGLVDILPTVCGLLGIAPLAGVHLDGSDISPLLRPAAGTAFTRHQPLFWHLQKARPIVALRDGPWSLVAEPDFELSTSNMFEESWIPAIKSGTYKNWQLFNLETDRAQDHNIAPDHPEILARLKARLIEINTSIMADGPDWHLDQ, from the coding sequence ATGCTTAAAGCCTTCCTCATCTCCGCCCTGTCTTTTCTTCTGGCCGCCACATCCGCCAGCGCCAGGCCAAACGTCGTCATGCTCCTGGCGGATGATCTCGGCCATCAGGACATCGGTTGTTACGGCGGCCCCGTGAAGACCCCGGCCCTGGATGCCCTCGCCGCAGGCGGCACCCGCTTCACGGATTTCTACTCCGGCTGCGCCGTCTGCTCCCCATCCCGCGCCGTCCTGCTCACCGGCCGTCATCACATCCGCGCCGGTGTTTATAGCTGGATCAATGACGCCTCTCAAAAATCCCACCTCCTCGAGCGTGAAATCACCCTAGCCGAGGTCCTCAAACAGGCCGGTTACGCCACTGCCCATGTCGGCAAATGGCACCTCGGCCTTCCCACAGACCAGCGTAAAAAACCCACCCCTGCCGACCACGGATTCGATCATTGGTTAGGCACCGCCAACAACGCCGCCCCCAGCCATCACAATCCCGACAACTTCATCCGCAATGGCGAGCCTGTCGGCCTGGTCGAAGGTTACTCCTGCCAGATCGTCGTGGACGAGGCCCTCACCTGGCTGGAAAAGCACCGCGCCAAAGACCGCCCCTTTTTCCTCAACGTCTGGTTTCATGAACCCCACGCCCCCATCGCCGCCCCGGATGAAATCGTGGAAACCTACGGCGCCCTCAAGGACAAGGCCGCCGTTTATTCCGGCACCATTGACAATACCGACCGTGCCATCGCCCGCCTGCTCGCCCGGCTTAAAGAAATCGCCCCGCCGGAGGACACCCTCATCATCTATGCCTCCGATAACGGCAGCTACCGGGCCGACCGCGTCGGCGGCCTGCGCGGCTCCAAAGGCATGAACTGGGAAGGCGGCATCCGCGTGCCCGGCATCTTTAGCTGGCCCGGCGTCATCCCTGCCGGAGCCGTGGAAAAAACACCTGCCGGTCTCGTGGACATCCTGCCCACCGTCTGCGGCCTGCTCGGCATCGCCCCGCTAGCAGGCGTGCATCTGGACGGCTCAGACATCTCCCCTCTCCTGCGTCCTGCCGCAGGCACCGCCTTCACCCGCCACCAGCCCCTTTTCTGGCATCTGCAGAAAGCCCGCCCCATCGTCGCCCTCCGCGACGGCCCCTGGTCCCTCGTTGCCGAGCCAGATTTCGAGCTCTCCACCAGCAACATGTTTGAGGAATCCTGGATACCCGCCATCAAAAGCGGCACCTATAAAAACTGGCAGCTCTTCAACCTCGAAACCGACAGGGCCCAGGATCACAACATCGCCCCCGACCACCCCGAAATCCTCGCCCGTCTGAAAGCCCGCCTCATCGAGATCAACACCAGCATCATGGCCGACGGCCCCGACTGGCACTTGGACCAGTAA
- a CDS encoding sulfatase-like hydrolase/transferase — protein sequence MSRLLLCWLLLYGLSHAADASRPNIVFIMLDNVGQEWFGCYGSEEGCTPNIDKLAATGMRVQHCYTPPVCGPSRVQLLTGRYPHSTGFRLHHDAALYSGGGLDPKREILFPRLFRQAGYATALSGKWQVNNLYDEPQVLTQHGFDQQLAWPGSLEPKKVKGADLERFWQAVAREDADETTAFIQHIESRYWDPVFIRNGKREEHPGRFGPDVAQEFAFEFMEQNKDRPFMLYYPMMLTHGHTFTVPVVPTPDHPEPDRPHQEMFGNMLRYADKLVGEFVAELERQGLRENTILFVASDNGTEKSFTARRNGRQVTGGLYTMTEAGGDVVLMANSPKLIPAGRTLPLADFTDLYPTFCELAKIPLAPDHHPDGKSFAQFLLGKTDKAPREWILNEYHETRVVRDERFKLYSDGRFYDANADPAETTNLSMSEDPEQVAARKKLQKILKSLSSDVDPPFHLRSQSGFRLRTELKKNSAEAGNGPVWKRHAIDNTSKGADGVKLGDVNGDGLPDIVTGWEEGGVVRLYLHPGPEATKKPWPQVTVGKVTSAEDAILADLDNDGQLEAISLTEGKTRGVFWHRFTGQKDELLDAQKWTTDAFPATEGKQMWMQAFAANLDGQHGQDLALSSKGTDATIGWLQAPENPADLAAWAYHVLRKSGWIMSLTPHDMDADGDEDIVFTDRKGARNGLFWLENPGAEAVRKETEWTEHAIGAEGREVMFAEIADTNGDGLQDVIVAVKPVEVLIYLRQKDGTWQQQSILLQRDKLGDAKAVKVADVNGDGLMDLFFTCENAKGNLEGIVWLEQQSGEPWKQHSLGGPEGVKFDLMQLLDLDNDGDLDVITCEERDQLGVVWYENPYPPAKP from the coding sequence ATGTCCCGTCTCCTTCTTTGCTGGCTCCTGCTATACGGTCTGTCCCATGCGGCAGACGCCTCACGGCCTAACATTGTATTCATCATGCTGGACAATGTCGGCCAGGAGTGGTTCGGCTGTTATGGCAGTGAGGAAGGCTGCACGCCGAACATTGACAAGCTGGCCGCCACCGGCATGCGGGTGCAGCATTGTTATACGCCTCCCGTTTGCGGCCCCAGCCGCGTGCAGCTTCTCACGGGTCGGTATCCGCACAGCACCGGATTCCGCTTGCATCATGATGCTGCCCTCTATAGCGGCGGCGGCCTGGACCCGAAGCGCGAGATCCTTTTCCCCAGATTGTTCCGGCAGGCCGGATACGCCACCGCTCTCAGCGGCAAGTGGCAGGTGAACAATCTCTATGATGAACCGCAGGTGCTCACCCAGCATGGCTTTGACCAGCAGCTCGCCTGGCCCGGCAGCCTGGAGCCAAAGAAGGTCAAGGGCGCTGACCTGGAGCGTTTTTGGCAGGCCGTCGCCCGCGAAGATGCGGATGAAACCACCGCCTTCATCCAGCACATCGAGAGCCGATATTGGGACCCGGTTTTCATTCGCAATGGCAAACGCGAGGAGCACCCAGGCCGCTTCGGCCCGGACGTGGCGCAGGAGTTTGCCTTTGAATTCATGGAGCAGAACAAGGACCGGCCCTTCATGCTTTATTATCCCATGATGCTTACGCACGGGCACACCTTCACCGTGCCTGTGGTGCCTACGCCGGACCACCCAGAGCCGGACCGTCCGCATCAGGAAATGTTTGGTAACATGCTGCGATATGCCGACAAATTGGTGGGTGAGTTCGTCGCCGAACTGGAGCGCCAGGGCCTGCGGGAGAACACCATCCTCTTTGTGGCCAGCGACAACGGCACCGAGAAAAGCTTCACCGCCCGGCGCAATGGACGCCAGGTCACCGGCGGCCTTTATACCATGACCGAGGCCGGAGGCGACGTTGTACTGATGGCCAACAGCCCCAAACTCATCCCCGCCGGCCGCACGCTGCCGCTGGCCGATTTCACCGACCTGTATCCCACCTTCTGCGAGCTGGCCAAGATCCCTCTTGCTCCCGATCATCACCCCGATGGCAAATCCTTTGCCCAGTTCCTTTTGGGCAAAACGGACAAGGCACCGCGTGAATGGATTCTCAACGAATACCATGAAACCCGAGTGGTGCGGGATGAGCGGTTCAAGCTCTATTCGGATGGCCGGTTCTACGATGCCAATGCCGATCCGGCGGAAACCACCAACCTCTCCATGAGCGAGGATCCGGAACAGGTGGCCGCCCGCAAGAAGCTGCAAAAGATTTTGAAGTCTCTGTCGTCCGATGTGGACCCGCCTTTTCATCTGCGCAGCCAGTCAGGATTCAGATTGCGCACCGAGCTGAAAAAGAACTCTGCCGAAGCAGGCAACGGACCTGTTTGGAAACGTCATGCCATTGACAACACCAGCAAAGGCGCAGACGGCGTGAAGCTGGGCGATGTCAATGGTGACGGTCTGCCGGACATCGTCACCGGCTGGGAAGAGGGCGGCGTGGTGCGGCTGTATCTGCATCCTGGTCCTGAAGCGACAAAGAAGCCTTGGCCACAGGTCACCGTGGGCAAGGTTACCTCCGCTGAAGACGCCATCCTGGCGGACCTGGACAATGACGGTCAGCTCGAAGCCATCAGCCTGACCGAAGGCAAAACCCGCGGCGTTTTCTGGCATCGTTTCACGGGTCAAAAGGATGAACTGTTGGATGCGCAGAAGTGGACCACCGATGCCTTTCCAGCCACGGAAGGCAAACAAATGTGGATGCAGGCCTTTGCTGCCAACCTGGACGGGCAGCACGGCCAGGACCTGGCGCTTTCCTCCAAAGGAACCGATGCCACCATCGGCTGGCTTCAGGCCCCGGAGAATCCGGCGGACCTCGCTGCCTGGGCATATCATGTCCTCAGAAAGTCCGGTTGGATCATGTCGCTGACTCCTCATGACATGGACGCTGATGGTGATGAAGATATCGTTTTTACGGATCGCAAAGGCGCACGAAACGGGCTTTTTTGGCTGGAGAATCCAGGAGCAGAAGCTGTGCGCAAGGAGACCGAATGGACGGAGCACGCCATTGGTGCCGAGGGCCGTGAAGTGATGTTTGCCGAAATCGCCGACACCAATGGCGACGGCTTGCAGGATGTCATTGTGGCCGTCAAGCCGGTGGAGGTTTTGATCTATCTCCGGCAAAAGGACGGCACCTGGCAGCAGCAGAGCATCCTCCTTCAAAGAGACAAACTGGGCGATGCCAAGGCTGTCAAAGTCGCCGATGTGAATGGCGACGGCCTCATGGATCTTTTCTTCACCTGCGAGAATGCCAAGGGCAATTTAGAGGGCATCGTCTGGCTGGAACAGCAGAGCGGTGAGCCCTGGAAACAGCACTCTCTTGGCGGGCCTGAGGGCGTCAAGTTTGACCTCATGCAGCTTCTCGATCTCGATAACGACGGCGACCTGGATGTGATCACCTGCGAGGAGCGCGACCAGCTCGGCGTTGTCTGGTATGAGAACCCTTATCCACCTGCCAAACCATGA
- a CDS encoding arylsulfatase encodes MKHLALLILVTAAFIVQPAVAAKPNIIYILADDLGYGDLGSYGQKLIRTPRLDAMAAQGMRFTQHYAGAPSCHPSRCVLFTGLHTGHGRIRANSDRPLLPEDFTITQMMKNAGYKTGVVGKWALGQEETAGAPWEKGVDEFLGYLDQTHAHTYYPDHLWKNGNRLEIPENQQGKRAVYSHDLFVDQSLDFIRRHKDGPFFFYAALTIPHAEMAVPEDSLAEYRGKWPEPKSFPGSKTYCPQDQPRAVRAAMITRMDRDIGRILDLLEELKIADNTLVIFTSDNGPITAGGADPDFFDSNGPLRDLKFKLYEGGIRVPFIARWPGKIASGTTSELVSDFADMMPTFAEVSGAEAKKGDGRSILPALLGKTDGQAKRDVFYWEAAPQQALRQGDWKAYRAAPNKPIELYDLSKDIGEASDLASKMPEKVAELEKLMQESRTDSPEFPLDKKPKNKKPKKEKNV; translated from the coding sequence ATGAAACACCTTGCCCTTCTCATCCTGGTCACCGCCGCATTCATCGTGCAGCCCGCCGTCGCAGCCAAGCCTAACATCATTTACATTCTGGCCGATGACCTCGGTTATGGCGACCTGGGCAGCTACGGGCAAAAGCTCATCCGCACGCCCCGGCTGGATGCCATGGCCGCGCAGGGCATGCGCTTCACGCAGCACTATGCAGGCGCCCCGTCATGCCATCCCTCCCGCTGCGTCCTTTTCACCGGCCTGCACACCGGCCATGGTCGCATCCGCGCCAATTCGGACCGCCCTCTGCTGCCGGAGGATTTCACCATCACCCAGATGATGAAGAATGCGGGTTATAAAACCGGCGTCGTTGGCAAGTGGGCACTCGGCCAGGAGGAGACCGCAGGTGCTCCCTGGGAAAAAGGGGTGGATGAGTTTCTTGGCTACCTGGACCAGACCCACGCGCATACCTATTACCCCGATCACCTCTGGAAAAACGGCAACCGCTTGGAGATCCCGGAGAACCAGCAGGGTAAACGCGCCGTCTATTCCCATGACCTCTTCGTGGACCAGTCACTGGACTTCATCCGCCGCCACAAGGACGGCCCGTTCTTTTTTTATGCCGCCCTCACCATCCCGCATGCCGAGATGGCCGTGCCGGAAGATTCCCTCGCGGAGTATCGCGGCAAATGGCCCGAGCCCAAGTCCTTCCCCGGCAGCAAAACTTACTGCCCGCAAGACCAGCCCCGCGCCGTCCGCGCCGCCATGATCACCCGCATGGACCGCGACATCGGCCGCATCCTGGACTTGCTGGAGGAGCTCAAAATCGCCGACAACACGCTCGTCATCTTTACCAGTGATAACGGCCCCATCACCGCCGGCGGCGCCGATCCCGATTTCTTCGACAGCAACGGCCCCCTTCGGGACCTCAAGTTCAAGCTGTATGAAGGCGGCATCCGCGTCCCGTTCATCGCCCGCTGGCCCGGCAAGATTGCGTCCGGCACCACCAGTGAGCTTGTCTCCGACTTTGCCGACATGATGCCCACCTTCGCGGAAGTGTCTGGCGCTGAAGCGAAAAAAGGCGATGGCCGCTCCATCCTGCCCGCCCTGCTTGGCAAGACCGATGGCCAGGCCAAACGGGATGTCTTCTATTGGGAAGCTGCTCCTCAGCAAGCCCTCCGCCAGGGTGATTGGAAAGCCTATCGTGCAGCACCCAACAAGCCCATCGAACTCTACGACCTTTCCAAGGATATCGGCGAGGCCAGTGACCTTGCCTCCAAGATGCCTGAGAAGGTGGCTGAGCTGGAAAAGCTCATGCAGGAATCCCGCACCGATTCGCCCGAATTTCCGCTCGATAAGAAGCCGAAAAACAAGAAGCCCAAGAAGGAGAAAAACGTCTGA